In Micrococcus luteus NCTC 2665, a single window of DNA contains:
- the rpoZ gene encoding DNA-directed RNA polymerase subunit omega, whose translation MTEQYEGIVNPPIDSLLERVDSKYALVLFAAKRARQINAYYSQLHEGLFEYVGPLVDTQLNEKPLSIALREIEADLLVSREAVEATPEADLAAEDFGDFSLPGEDDPFATLESADAHQPMGDPAAIEEAAETVRAEEGTSEDAPEA comes from the coding sequence GTGACCGAACAGTACGAAGGCATCGTCAACCCGCCCATCGACTCCCTGCTGGAGCGGGTCGACTCGAAGTACGCCCTGGTGCTCTTCGCCGCCAAGCGGGCCCGGCAGATCAACGCCTACTACTCGCAGCTGCACGAGGGGCTGTTCGAGTACGTCGGCCCGCTCGTGGACACCCAGCTGAACGAGAAGCCGCTGTCCATCGCCCTGCGCGAGATCGAGGCCGACCTGCTCGTGTCCCGCGAGGCCGTCGAGGCCACCCCGGAGGCCGACCTGGCCGCCGAGGACTTCGGCGACTTCTCCCTGCCGGGCGAGGACGACCCGTTCGCCACCCTCGAGTCGGCCGACGCCCACCAGCCGATGGGCGATCCCGCCGCCATCGAGGAGGCCGCCGAGACGGTGCGCGCCGAGGAGGGCACCTCCGAGGACGCCCCGGAGGCCTGA
- the gmk gene encoding guanylate kinase, whose protein sequence is MTDTFDPGPAPAVPVARTAVQERPPGPGVTVLAGPTAVGKGTVSAYVREHYPEAWLSVSATTRPARPGEEDGVHYYFTTPEEFDSLVEADEMLEWAVVHGVHRYGTRRDRVMEAVAQGRHVLLEIDLQGARQVRRALPEATFVFLAPPSWEELVSRLLGRGTESPEEQRRRLETARLELAAEPEFDAVVVNDRVERAAEELVRLMGLDPERRPTEA, encoded by the coding sequence GTGACCGACACGTTCGACCCCGGACCCGCCCCCGCCGTCCCGGTGGCCCGCACCGCCGTCCAGGAACGCCCCCCGGGCCCGGGCGTCACCGTCCTGGCCGGCCCCACCGCCGTCGGCAAGGGCACCGTGTCGGCCTATGTCCGCGAGCACTACCCCGAGGCCTGGCTGTCCGTCTCCGCCACCACCCGCCCGGCGCGCCCGGGCGAGGAGGACGGGGTGCACTACTACTTCACGACGCCGGAGGAGTTCGACTCCCTCGTCGAGGCGGACGAGATGCTGGAATGGGCCGTCGTGCACGGCGTCCACCGCTACGGCACGCGGCGCGACCGCGTGATGGAGGCCGTGGCGCAGGGCCGCCACGTCCTGCTGGAGATCGACCTGCAGGGAGCGCGCCAGGTCCGCCGTGCGCTGCCGGAGGCCACCTTCGTGTTCCTGGCGCCGCCGAGCTGGGAGGAACTCGTGTCCCGGCTGCTCGGCCGCGGCACCGAGAGCCCGGAGGAACAGCGCCGCCGGCTCGAAACGGCTAGACTGGAACTCGCCGCGGAACCCGAGTTCGACGCCGTCGTCGTGAACGACCGCGTGGAGCGGGCCGCCGAGGAACTGGTGAGACTCATGGGGCTGGACCCCGAGCGCCGTCCGACCGAGGCCTGA
- the mihF gene encoding integration host factor, actinobacterial type encodes MALRQLSVQERAEARRKALQARQARAELKAAFAAGEVGLADIFARADADDAVARLRTVDLLLALPGVGEVRAREAMAGCGISPRRRLGGLGRRQREALIAYIGR; translated from the coding sequence ATGGCGTTGCGGCAGCTCAGTGTGCAGGAGAGGGCGGAGGCCCGGAGGAAGGCCCTCCAGGCCCGCCAGGCGCGGGCGGAGCTCAAGGCGGCCTTCGCCGCCGGTGAGGTCGGCCTGGCCGACATTTTCGCGCGCGCGGACGCCGACGACGCCGTCGCCCGTCTGCGGACCGTGGACCTGCTGCTGGCCCTGCCGGGCGTGGGCGAGGTCCGGGCCCGGGAGGCGATGGCGGGGTGCGGCATCTCGCCGCGGCGTCGGCTGGGCGGCCTGGGCCGTCGTCAGCGCGAGGCGCTGATCGCCTATATTGGCCGGTGA
- the pyrF gene encoding orotidine-5'-phosphate decarboxylase yields MTTTATGGAGPRAPFGRRLAHAMETAGPLCLGVDPHPGLLRQWGLSDTPAGLEAFSLTALEAAVGPEGPRVAAIKPQVALYERHGSAGLAALERLLAAARDAGVLTIADAKRGDIGSTMDGYAAAWIADASPLAADAVTLSPYLGFGTLVPTIRAAHEAGRGVFVLALTSNPEGREVQHVGEGSAEGSVARRIAAAAAAENAALRGDDAWGPVGLVLGATVAAEADRLGLDLPALGGPLLAPGFGVQGATARGMRADFGTAWPQVLATSSRGILSAGPSVASLVDTIEENRAALR; encoded by the coding sequence GTGACCACGACGGCGACGGGCGGCGCGGGGCCCCGCGCCCCCTTCGGGCGGCGGCTGGCCCACGCCATGGAGACGGCCGGTCCGCTGTGCCTCGGCGTGGACCCCCATCCGGGCCTGCTGCGGCAGTGGGGCCTGAGCGACACCCCGGCGGGCCTCGAGGCGTTCTCCCTGACCGCCCTCGAGGCGGCGGTGGGTCCCGAGGGGCCCCGCGTGGCGGCGATCAAGCCCCAGGTGGCGCTGTACGAGCGCCACGGATCGGCCGGCCTGGCGGCCCTGGAGCGGCTGCTCGCGGCCGCCCGGGACGCCGGGGTGCTCACGATCGCGGACGCCAAGCGCGGTGACATCGGCTCCACCATGGACGGCTACGCCGCCGCGTGGATCGCCGACGCCTCGCCCCTGGCCGCGGATGCGGTGACGCTCAGCCCGTACCTGGGTTTCGGCACCCTCGTGCCGACCATCCGCGCCGCCCACGAGGCCGGCCGCGGCGTGTTCGTCCTCGCGCTGACCTCCAATCCGGAGGGCCGCGAGGTCCAGCACGTGGGCGAGGGGTCGGCCGAGGGATCGGTCGCCCGGCGCATCGCCGCGGCGGCGGCCGCCGAGAACGCGGCCCTGCGCGGCGACGACGCGTGGGGGCCGGTGGGACTCGTCTTGGGCGCCACGGTGGCCGCCGAGGCGGACCGCCTCGGCCTGGACCTGCCGGCCCTCGGCGGGCCCCTGCTGGCGCCCGGGTTCGGTGTCCAGGGCGCCACGGCCCGGGGCATGCGGGCCGACTTCGGGACGGCCTGGCCGCAGGTCTTGGCGACCTCGTCCCGCGGCATCCTGAGCGCGGGCCCGTCGGTGGCCTCGCTGGTGGACACGATCGAGGAGAATCGCGCCGCCCTGCGGTGA
- the carB gene encoding carbamoyl-phosphate synthase large subunit, with amino-acid sequence MPKRTDLKSVLVIGSGPIVIGQAAEFDYSGTQAIRVLKEEGVRVVLVNSNPATIMTDPELADATYVEPITPAVVAKIIEKERPDALLPTLGGQTALNTAIALDKDGVLERFGVELIGANIEAIELGENRELFKGVVERAGGESARSHIVHTMEEALAAVEDLKYPVVVRPSFTMGGLGSGMAYDEADLYRICGAGLQYSPTSEVLLEESILGWKEYELEMMRDKNDNVVVVCSIENVDPVGVHTGDSITVAPAMTLTDREYQKLRDISINVIREVGVDTGGCNIQFAVNPVDGRVVVIEMNPRVSRSSALASKATGFAIAKIATKLALGYTMDEIPNDITQKTPASFEPVLDYVVVKVPRFAFEKFPAADPTLTTTMKSVGEAMAIGRNFTEALQKALRSLEQKGSELAFPQDADPQALLAAASTATTDRLSQTQQALYAGATIEEAFEATAIDPWFLDQFVLINEVADEIRDAEVLDEALLRRAKRHGFSDAQIGSLRHMDAAVVRGVRHALGVRPVYKTVDTCAAEFEAFTPYRYSSYDLETEVAPHEGESVIILGSGPNRIGQGIEFDYSCVHATMALREAGYETVMVNCNPETVSTDYDISDRLYFEPLTLEDVLEVIAAEEASGGVRGVFVQLGGQTPLKLAQQLADAGVPILGTSPAAIDLAEHRGEFALVLERAGLVAPKNGTAVSFDDAKRVADEIGYPVLVRPSYVLGGRGMEIVYSEEALAHYVAHATEITPDQPMLVDRFLEDAIEIDVDALYDGTELYLGGVMEHIEEAGIHSGDSACVLPPVTLGPDVLERVHRATERIAAGVGVRGLINIQFALASDVLYVIEANPRASRTVPFVSKATGVQLAKAAARIGVGESIADLRAAGMLPTAYDGGTLPIGAPVAVKEAVLPFTRFRTAEGRVVDSLLGPEMRSTGEVMGIDKHFDTAFAKSQSAAGGPLPTSGRVFVSVANRDKRTLVGQAKRLVDLGFQVVSTGGTAEVLRRNGIPAEVVAKIADAGHEDGAGTVLEQLHAGTVDLVLNTPSGGDARTDGYEIRAAATSLGVPVITTTAEFGACLQAIEAMRSYEWSVTSLQEHDARLQQAVAGPEAAA; translated from the coding sequence ATGCCCAAGCGCACCGACCTGAAGTCCGTCCTGGTCATCGGCTCCGGCCCCATCGTGATCGGCCAGGCCGCCGAGTTCGACTACTCGGGCACCCAGGCCATCCGCGTCCTCAAGGAGGAGGGCGTCCGCGTCGTCCTCGTCAACTCCAACCCGGCCACGATCATGACCGACCCGGAGCTGGCCGACGCCACCTACGTCGAGCCCATCACCCCGGCCGTGGTCGCCAAGATCATCGAGAAGGAGCGCCCGGACGCCCTGCTGCCCACCCTGGGCGGCCAGACGGCGCTGAACACCGCCATCGCCCTCGACAAGGACGGGGTGCTCGAGCGCTTCGGCGTCGAGCTGATCGGCGCGAACATCGAGGCCATCGAGCTCGGCGAGAACCGCGAGCTGTTCAAGGGCGTCGTGGAGCGTGCCGGCGGCGAGTCCGCCCGGTCCCACATCGTGCACACGATGGAGGAGGCCCTGGCCGCCGTCGAGGACCTGAAGTACCCCGTGGTGGTGCGCCCCTCGTTCACGATGGGCGGCCTCGGCTCCGGCATGGCCTACGACGAGGCCGACCTGTACCGCATCTGCGGCGCCGGCCTGCAGTACAGCCCGACCTCCGAGGTCCTGCTCGAGGAGTCCATCCTCGGCTGGAAGGAGTACGAGCTGGAGATGATGCGGGACAAGAACGACAACGTCGTCGTCGTCTGCTCCATCGAGAACGTGGACCCCGTGGGCGTGCACACCGGCGACTCCATCACCGTGGCCCCGGCCATGACGCTGACGGACCGCGAGTACCAGAAGCTGCGGGACATCTCGATCAACGTCATCCGCGAGGTCGGCGTGGACACCGGCGGCTGCAACATCCAGTTCGCGGTGAACCCCGTGGACGGGCGCGTCGTCGTCATCGAGATGAACCCGCGCGTCTCCCGCTCCTCGGCGCTGGCCTCGAAGGCCACCGGCTTCGCGATCGCCAAGATCGCCACCAAGCTGGCCCTGGGCTACACGATGGACGAGATCCCCAACGACATCACCCAGAAGACCCCGGCGTCCTTCGAGCCGGTCCTGGACTACGTGGTCGTGAAGGTCCCGCGCTTCGCGTTCGAGAAGTTCCCGGCGGCGGATCCCACGCTGACCACCACCATGAAGTCGGTCGGCGAGGCCATGGCCATCGGCCGCAACTTCACGGAGGCCCTGCAGAAGGCCCTGCGCTCGCTCGAGCAGAAGGGCTCGGAGCTCGCGTTCCCGCAGGACGCCGACCCGCAGGCCCTGCTCGCGGCGGCGAGCACGGCCACCACCGACCGGCTCTCCCAGACCCAGCAGGCGCTCTACGCCGGCGCCACGATCGAGGAGGCCTTCGAGGCCACCGCGATCGACCCGTGGTTCCTGGACCAGTTCGTGCTCATCAACGAGGTCGCGGACGAGATCCGCGACGCCGAGGTCCTCGACGAGGCCCTGCTGCGCCGCGCCAAGCGGCACGGGTTCTCCGACGCCCAGATCGGCTCGCTGCGGCACATGGACGCCGCGGTCGTGCGCGGCGTGCGTCACGCCCTGGGCGTGCGCCCCGTCTACAAGACCGTGGACACCTGTGCCGCCGAGTTCGAGGCCTTCACCCCGTACCGGTACTCCAGCTACGACCTCGAGACCGAGGTCGCCCCGCACGAGGGCGAGTCGGTGATCATCCTCGGCTCGGGCCCGAACCGGATCGGCCAGGGCATCGAGTTCGACTACTCGTGCGTGCACGCCACCATGGCGCTGCGCGAGGCCGGCTACGAGACCGTGATGGTCAACTGCAACCCGGAGACGGTATCCACGGACTACGACATCTCCGATCGCCTCTACTTCGAGCCGCTCACGCTCGAGGACGTCCTGGAGGTCATCGCGGCAGAGGAGGCCTCCGGCGGCGTGCGCGGCGTCTTCGTGCAGCTCGGCGGCCAGACCCCGCTCAAGCTGGCCCAGCAGCTCGCCGACGCCGGCGTGCCGATCCTGGGCACCTCGCCCGCGGCCATCGACCTGGCCGAGCACCGCGGTGAGTTCGCGCTCGTGCTCGAGCGCGCGGGCCTGGTGGCGCCGAAGAACGGCACGGCCGTCTCCTTCGACGACGCCAAGCGCGTGGCGGACGAGATCGGCTACCCCGTGCTCGTGCGCCCCTCCTACGTGCTCGGCGGCCGCGGCATGGAGATCGTGTACTCCGAGGAGGCGCTGGCCCACTACGTGGCGCACGCGACGGAGATCACCCCCGACCAGCCGATGCTCGTGGACCGCTTCCTCGAGGACGCGATCGAGATCGACGTCGACGCCCTCTACGACGGCACCGAGCTGTACCTCGGCGGCGTCATGGAGCACATCGAGGAGGCGGGCATCCACTCGGGCGACTCCGCGTGCGTGCTGCCCCCCGTCACCCTGGGCCCGGACGTGCTCGAGCGCGTGCACCGCGCCACCGAGCGGATCGCGGCCGGCGTCGGCGTGCGCGGCCTGATCAACATCCAGTTCGCGCTCGCCTCGGACGTGCTGTACGTGATCGAGGCGAACCCGCGCGCCTCGCGGACCGTGCCGTTCGTCTCGAAGGCCACGGGCGTCCAGCTGGCCAAGGCGGCCGCGCGGATCGGCGTCGGCGAGAGCATCGCCGACCTGCGCGCGGCCGGCATGCTGCCCACGGCGTACGACGGCGGCACCCTGCCGATCGGCGCGCCCGTGGCGGTCAAGGAGGCGGTGCTGCCGTTCACCCGCTTCCGCACCGCGGAGGGCCGCGTGGTCGACTCGCTGCTGGGCCCGGAGATGCGCTCGACGGGCGAGGTCATGGGCATCGACAAGCACTTCGACACCGCGTTCGCCAAGTCCCAGTCCGCCGCCGGCGGCCCGCTGCCCACCTCGGGGCGCGTGTTCGTGTCGGTCGCGAACCGGGACAAGCGCACCCTCGTGGGCCAGGCCAAGCGCCTCGTCGACCTCGGCTTCCAGGTGGTCTCCACCGGCGGCACCGCCGAGGTGCTGCGGCGCAACGGCATCCCCGCGGAGGTCGTGGCGAAGATCGCCGACGCCGGGCACGAGGACGGCGCGGGCACCGTGCTGGAGCAGCTGCACGCCGGCACCGTCGATCTCGTGCTGAACACGCCCTCCGGCGGCGACGCCCGCACGGACGGCTACGAGATCCGCGCGGCCGCGACGTCGCTCGGCGTGCCGGTGATCACGACCACGGCCGAGTTCGGGGCGTGCCTGCAGGCCATCGAGGCCATGCGGTCCTACGAGTGGTCCGTCACCTCACTGCAGGAGCACGACGCGCGCCTGCAGCAGGCTGTCGCCGGTCCGGAGGCCGCGGCGTGA
- the carA gene encoding glutamine-hydrolyzing carbamoyl-phosphate synthase small subunit → MSTPTDDLALLVLEDGTVHRGRAYGARGRTLGEAVFTTGMTGYQETLTDPSYAGQIIVQTSPHIGNTGVNDADRESWAIFAAGYVVRDAARRPSNWRAERTLDEELEAFGVVGIREVDTRAITRRLRTEGSMRAGVFSGEHAARPEAELLAEVRAQPSMAGARLAESVTTEQPYVIEPAEHGWEGEPIAEIAALDLGIKAATPRHLASRGIRVHVLPAATDLAGIRAVDPDGVFLSNGPGDPATADAQVELLREVLDAGLPFFGICFGNQIFGRALGFDTYKLKFGHRGPNQPVLDKATGRVAITSQNHGFAVDAPLGEPIEAPESRFGRVEVSHWSLNDQVVEGLRLLDRPAFSVQFHPESAAGPNDTLDLFDRFVQLLTEHRAATTPATEGA, encoded by the coding sequence ATGAGCACCCCCACCGACGACCTGGCCCTGCTCGTCCTCGAGGACGGCACCGTCCACCGCGGCCGGGCCTACGGCGCCCGCGGCCGCACCCTGGGCGAGGCCGTGTTCACCACGGGCATGACCGGCTACCAGGAGACCCTCACCGACCCGTCCTACGCGGGGCAGATCATCGTGCAGACCTCCCCGCACATCGGCAACACCGGGGTCAACGACGCCGACCGCGAGTCGTGGGCGATCTTCGCCGCCGGCTACGTGGTCCGCGACGCGGCCCGGCGTCCGTCCAACTGGCGCGCCGAGCGCACCCTCGACGAGGAGCTCGAGGCGTTCGGCGTCGTCGGGATCCGCGAGGTCGACACCCGGGCCATCACCCGCCGCCTGCGCACCGAGGGCTCGATGCGCGCCGGCGTGTTCTCCGGCGAGCACGCCGCCCGCCCGGAGGCCGAGCTGCTGGCGGAGGTGCGCGCCCAGCCGTCGATGGCCGGCGCCCGCCTCGCGGAGTCCGTCACCACGGAGCAGCCGTACGTCATCGAGCCGGCCGAGCACGGCTGGGAGGGCGAGCCGATCGCCGAGATCGCCGCCCTCGACCTCGGCATCAAGGCCGCCACGCCGCGGCACCTGGCCTCCCGCGGCATCCGCGTGCACGTGCTGCCCGCTGCCACGGACCTGGCCGGCATCCGCGCCGTGGACCCGGACGGCGTCTTCCTGTCCAACGGCCCCGGCGACCCGGCCACGGCAGACGCCCAGGTGGAGCTGCTGCGCGAGGTCCTCGACGCCGGCCTGCCGTTCTTCGGCATCTGCTTCGGCAACCAGATCTTCGGCCGCGCGCTCGGCTTCGACACCTACAAGCTGAAGTTCGGCCACCGCGGCCCGAACCAGCCGGTGCTGGACAAGGCCACGGGCCGCGTGGCCATCACCTCCCAGAACCACGGCTTCGCCGTGGACGCCCCCCTCGGCGAGCCGATCGAGGCGCCGGAGTCGCGCTTCGGCCGCGTCGAGGTCTCCCACTGGTCCCTGAACGACCAGGTCGTCGAGGGCCTGCGCCTGCTCGACCGGCCCGCCTTCTCCGTGCAGTTCCACCCGGAGTCCGCGGCCGGCCCCAACGACACCCTCGACCTGTTCGACCGCTTCGTGCAGCTGCTCACCGAGCACCGCGCCGCCACCACCCCCGCCACCGAAGGAGCCTGA
- a CDS encoding PH-like domain-containing protein produces MSITSLAAALAARPVPPRTPTKDYADVWLPVTLGTLAVVLVLLGLLALGWRARRRAQAGIPAPAPVPTALYDAEPTLSAEGMHVGTVRGEDRLDRVAVHGLGLRSRAVLEVHDAGTHRGLLVLRPGAANLFIPADDLVEAGLSGGIAGKFVEPGGLVAWGWRLGDVELTSAFRPDRPEDRDRLLAALQTIIDPAPADPAGRAGEGDPR; encoded by the coding sequence GTGAGCATCACCTCCCTGGCCGCCGCCCTGGCGGCCCGTCCCGTCCCGCCGCGGACCCCGACGAAGGACTACGCGGACGTGTGGCTGCCGGTGACCCTGGGCACCCTGGCCGTCGTCCTCGTGCTGCTCGGCCTGCTGGCCCTCGGGTGGCGGGCCCGCCGCCGGGCGCAGGCCGGGATCCCGGCCCCGGCCCCCGTGCCGACGGCCCTCTACGACGCCGAGCCGACGCTGTCCGCGGAGGGCATGCACGTGGGCACGGTGCGCGGCGAGGACCGACTGGACCGCGTGGCGGTGCACGGCCTGGGCCTGCGCTCGCGCGCCGTCCTCGAGGTCCACGACGCCGGCACCCACCGCGGCCTGCTCGTGCTCCGCCCCGGGGCCGCCAACCTGTTCATCCCCGCGGACGACCTCGTCGAGGCCGGCCTGTCCGGCGGGATCGCCGGCAAGTTCGTCGAGCCGGGCGGGCTCGTCGCCTGGGGCTGGCGCCTCGGCGACGTCGAACTCACCTCCGCCTTCCGCCCCGACCGCCCCGAGGACCGCGACCGGCTCCTCGCCGCCCTGCAGACCATCATCGACCCCGCCCCGGCCGACCCGGCCGGCCGCGCAGGAGAAGGAGACCCCCGATGA
- a CDS encoding dihydroorotase — MSAPSPAPLLLRSARLTTGETADVLVAEGRIAALGPDAAAHAAGLEPTPEEVDCAGLVLLPGLVDLHTHLRQPGKEDAETVETGTRAAAMGGFTSVHAMANSTPTADTAGVVEQVWRLGRDAGWCDVHPVGAVTVGLAGEALADLGAMADSQARVRMFSDDGMCVHDAVLMRRALEYVKSFGGFVAQHAQEPNLTAGAQMNESELSGVLGLAGWPAVAEEAVIARDVLLAQHVDSRLHVCHVSTAGSVELIRWAKAQGVAVTAEVTPHHLLLTEELVRSYDPVFKVNPPLRRESDVLALRAGLADGTIDTVGTDHAPHTAETKQCEWTVAAMGMTGLETALSVVQQAMVDTGLMDWAGVARVMSTAPARIAGLTDQGQADERGVPRVGAVANLVLVDAQARRTVDPEQHLTKSRNSPYRGMELPGAVRHTVYRGARVVADGAPARPYRHPALTETGERA; from the coding sequence GTGAGCGCCCCCAGCCCCGCCCCCCTGCTGCTGCGCAGCGCGCGCCTGACCACGGGCGAGACCGCCGACGTGCTCGTCGCCGAGGGCCGGATCGCCGCCCTCGGCCCGGACGCCGCGGCCCACGCCGCCGGCCTCGAGCCGACCCCCGAGGAGGTCGACTGCGCCGGACTGGTGCTGCTGCCCGGGCTCGTCGACCTGCACACCCATCTGCGCCAGCCCGGCAAGGAGGATGCGGAGACGGTCGAGACCGGCACCCGCGCCGCCGCGATGGGCGGCTTCACCTCGGTCCACGCGATGGCCAACTCGACGCCGACGGCGGACACCGCGGGCGTGGTGGAGCAGGTGTGGCGGCTGGGCCGGGACGCGGGCTGGTGCGATGTGCACCCCGTGGGCGCGGTGACCGTGGGCCTGGCCGGCGAGGCCCTGGCCGACCTCGGCGCGATGGCCGACTCGCAGGCCCGCGTGCGCATGTTCTCCGACGACGGCATGTGCGTCCACGACGCCGTGCTGATGCGCCGGGCGCTCGAGTACGTGAAGTCCTTCGGCGGCTTCGTGGCCCAGCACGCGCAGGAGCCGAACCTCACCGCCGGCGCCCAGATGAACGAGTCCGAGCTCTCCGGCGTCCTCGGCCTGGCCGGCTGGCCCGCCGTGGCGGAGGAGGCCGTCATCGCCCGTGACGTCTTGTTGGCCCAACACGTCGACTCCCGCCTGCACGTGTGCCACGTCTCCACGGCCGGCTCCGTCGAGCTGATCCGCTGGGCCAAGGCCCAGGGCGTGGCCGTGACCGCCGAGGTCACCCCGCACCACCTGCTGCTCACCGAGGAGCTCGTCCGCTCCTACGACCCCGTGTTCAAGGTCAATCCGCCGCTGCGCCGCGAGTCCGACGTCCTGGCCCTGCGCGCCGGCCTGGCCGACGGCACCATCGACACCGTGGGCACCGACCACGCCCCGCACACCGCCGAGACCAAGCAGTGCGAGTGGACGGTCGCGGCGATGGGCATGACGGGCCTCGAGACCGCCCTGTCCGTGGTGCAGCAGGCGATGGTGGACACCGGCCTGATGGACTGGGCCGGCGTCGCCCGCGTGATGTCCACGGCGCCGGCCCGGATCGCCGGCCTGACCGACCAGGGCCAGGCCGACGAGCGCGGCGTCCCGCGCGTCGGCGCGGTGGCCAACCTCGTGCTCGTGGACGCGCAGGCCCGCCGCACCGTGGACCCCGAGCAGCACCTGACCAAGTCCCGCAACAGCCCGTACCGGGGCATGGAGCTGCCGGGCGCGGTGCGCCACACGGTCTATCGCGGTGCCCGCGTCGTCGCCGACGGCGCCCCCGCCCGGCCGTACCGCCACCCGGCCCTGACGGAGACGGGGGAGCGCGCGTGA
- a CDS encoding aspartate carbamoyltransferase catalytic subunit, protein MRHLLSTADLSRADALAVLDTAEEMAAVNQREVKKLPALRGRTVVNLFLEDSTRTRISFEAAAKRLSADVINFSAKGSSVSKGESLKDTVQTLEAIGADAIVMRHWSSGAARQLADSGWVRSAVVNAGDGTHEHPTQALLDAFTLRRRLAAATGEDLVGQDLTGMRVVIVGDILHSRVARSNVWLLSTLGAQVTLAAPPTLLPVGVAAWPCQVTYSLDEALDASPDAVMMLRVQAERMGGAFFPSAGEYTRTWGLTDDRFARLTAGRGALLDEPVVMHPGPMNRGLEISPAAADSPRNTALEQVANGVSVRMAVLHLVLNHDQEVRP, encoded by the coding sequence GTGCGCCACCTGCTGTCCACCGCCGACCTCTCCCGCGCCGACGCCCTCGCCGTCCTCGACACCGCCGAGGAGATGGCCGCCGTCAACCAGCGCGAGGTCAAGAAGCTGCCCGCCCTCCGCGGCCGCACCGTGGTGAACCTCTTCCTCGAGGACTCCACCCGCACCCGCATCTCCTTCGAGGCCGCCGCCAAGCGGCTCTCCGCGGATGTGATCAACTTCTCCGCGAAGGGATCGTCCGTCTCCAAGGGGGAGTCGCTCAAGGACACCGTCCAGACGCTCGAGGCCATCGGCGCGGACGCCATCGTGATGCGCCACTGGTCCTCGGGCGCGGCCCGCCAGCTGGCCGACTCCGGCTGGGTGCGCTCCGCCGTCGTGAACGCCGGCGACGGCACCCACGAGCACCCCACCCAGGCCCTCCTGGACGCCTTCACCCTGCGCCGGCGCCTCGCCGCGGCGACGGGAGAGGACCTGGTCGGCCAGGACCTGACCGGCATGCGCGTGGTGATCGTGGGCGACATCCTGCACTCGCGCGTGGCCCGGTCCAACGTGTGGCTGCTCAGCACGCTGGGCGCACAGGTCACCCTGGCCGCCCCGCCCACCCTGCTGCCCGTGGGCGTGGCCGCGTGGCCGTGCCAGGTCACCTACTCGCTCGACGAGGCCCTCGACGCCAGCCCTGACGCCGTCATGATGCTCCGCGTCCAGGCCGAGCGGATGGGCGGCGCCTTCTTCCCGTCCGCGGGGGAGTACACCCGGACCTGGGGGCTGACCGATGACCGCTTCGCCCGCCTCACCGCCGGCCGCGGCGCCCTGCTCGACGAGCCCGTGGTCATGCACCCCGGCCCGATGAACCGCGGCCTGGAGATCAGCCCGGCGGCGGCGGACTCGCCCCGCAACACCGCCCTCGAGCAGGTCGCCAACGGCGTGTCCGTGCGCATGGCGGTCCTGCACCTCGTCCTCAACCACGACCAGGAGGTCCGCCCGTGA
- the pyrR gene encoding bifunctional pyr operon transcriptional regulator/uracil phosphoribosyltransferase PyrR, which yields MGTDPAAPRAARTVLSASEIDRALTRIAHEILESNKGAEGLVLMGIPRRGAPLARRLGALLARIEPAFDPTAAVGEVDVTLYRDDLRRGTARTPMPTRLPEVPLDGAVIVLVDDVLFSGRTVRAALDAIADLGRPAAVRLAVLVDRGHRELPVRADFVGKNLPTSTAERVQVQLMEVDGPEGTGEVTEDAVSIVDRVATREG from the coding sequence ATGGGAACTGATCCCGCCGCACCTCGTGCTGCCCGGACCGTGCTGTCCGCGTCCGAGATCGACCGGGCGCTGACCCGGATCGCCCACGAGATCCTCGAGTCCAACAAGGGCGCCGAGGGTCTCGTCCTGATGGGGATCCCGCGCCGCGGGGCCCCCCTGGCCCGGCGGCTCGGCGCCCTGCTGGCCCGCATCGAACCGGCCTTCGACCCCACCGCCGCCGTCGGCGAGGTGGACGTGACCCTCTACCGGGACGACCTCCGCCGCGGCACGGCCCGCACCCCGATGCCCACCCGCCTGCCCGAGGTCCCCCTCGACGGCGCCGTCATCGTGCTCGTGGACGACGTCCTCTTCTCCGGCCGCACCGTCCGGGCCGCCCTCGACGCGATCGCCGACCTGGGCCGCCCCGCCGCCGTGCGCCTGGCCGTCCTCGTGGACCGCGGACACCGGGAGCTCCCCGTCCGAGCCGACTTCGTGGGCAAGAACCTGCCGACCTCCACCGCCGAGCGCGTCCAGGTCCAGCTCATGGAGGTCGACGGCCCCGAGGGCACCGGCGAGGTCACCGAGGACGCCGTGAGCATCGTCGACCGTGTCGCGACCCGGGAGGGCTGA